The DNA sequence TCGAGAATGGCCACTAAATAgaatatcaatattaatattatcaacaaaaataatattgatattaatattaacaCAAATGGGTAACTAAGGTGCGATCCTTAGAAACACAGTCTTTAAAATAAGTGCAAGATGCAAGTTTCTCTCGAACTTCCCATAACAAAACTTTTGTTGTGtttgttatatatgttttagttttgCGGACCATTTTGTTGTCGGTTGTCACTGGTACTCTATTAATGTAAGCTGAAATAAGagaaataatttcataaattcatCACAAGAAATGCAAAAGAATTTAGTTGAAAATAtgagaatataataatttgcatacgacaatttaattataaatataaacgtCATGAGAGAATTTGTTTCATGACACGTTCTGTTTAACGACAAATTACTCACAACACTTTCTAACGGATTCCGACACCATAAGTTTACAATAAAATATCGTTTCAAAATCGTTAAAAACCGGTAAAACCGTTGAATACCTTTAAAATCAATGACAATAATAGTTACAAAAATAGATGGGAAAACTAAATACaggaaaagaattatattggCCCTAAGACATAATCCGGAAACTAATTAATCCCAAGACAACCGTTCTGTTAACAAGTAATTTAGCTGATGGTTATAGAAATTTTTTAGAAgagttttgtaatttatttttcattgaaaGAAGAATGACTTTGGTTGATGAAGAACGCTTGAAGATCTACGGaagatatatgaatatatgGAAAATCTAAGTATGATCATAAAGATGGTGAATTGTTATGTGCATAAAATTACAATatgtttgattaaaatttttattatgaaaCGAAGGGGAATGGAGCTACACAAGTCTGCAGCTGATGCACTATGTCGGCACAAAAGAAAACTGCCGTTATTTACAGAGGGCGTCATGACAGTTTCGGAGTTTGCTGAACACTGGGACAGTTCTTATCTAGTCCTTGAAAGATCCAAATTCAGGCTGGACTTACAAATTCATGAACAAGTTTTTAGAACAGTAATTCGATCATCGTCTTGTAAGATAGTACACACAGTAGACATTAATGGTGTTTCGTCTTATAAAGtctgtgtgtgagagagaggggagagagagggagagagagagggagagatagaggggggagagagagagggagagagagagagagagagagagagggagagggagagagagagggaggaggggagagagagagagagattgctAAAGAAGAACATTGATCTTAAAGCATACAAACTCGATCATCGATCTTAAGCTTACAACTGAATCTAAAGCATACAAGTTGATCTgcataaaattacaaatacttGCTTAATTGAAAGGATGTCATAAACAGAAAACCCCTACAGCTTTTGGAATCTATTTATCATCCGGATACATTAAAATACTATCAAATCTAGTCGAGATAACCGGTTCGAAGAAAAACCGCATTTCTGAAATTGCACTGATCTCTCCCCTTGAGAGTCCTCCCAATCCCTTCAACCATCGAGTACGCCACCACGGCCGTCATCCTCCTACTCGCAGTCCTCATAGCTAAAATCTCATGAGGCGGAATCATTTCATCGCCCCCCACGTCATCAGCAACACACTTCTTAGTTTTCTCCGGAATCTTCACCCCGGCTATTGGCTTCTCCACGCCGCACTTCTTACTCTTCTTCTCCCAGCTCTTCAACCCTTCCAGATTCATCTTCGGAGTGGCAGAAGCCTCCGAGCCCCATGCAGAAAGTGATTTGGAAGGCGGCCAGGAAAAGGACACAGGTTTTGGAAGCTTCTTCACAGGCTCCTTGGGATCCTCACTTTTCTCCATGAACCCGAGCCACATATCCTCCTCCTGCAGTTCCAAGTcatcgttttcaacttcatttgGCTTAGTCTTGGACTCAATGTTGGGTAACCAGCGGTTTGCCATGGAAAAAGGAGAGATTGAGAGGAGCTTTCTTAACAATTGAGAGGCTTGGTGTGTTTATCCAGGCCGAGCCCAAGCCCTCTTTAAGTAAAACAAAGAAGGAGAGAGAATGTTTGTTTTTTTCCCATCAAAACCAGGGGCTTGTAAACATAAATGCCCACGtaattaaaacttttttttattgccAAAAAACATTTATacagaaataataaaaataaatcaatcaaaaatatgaaaaaaaataaaagagaacTTAAAGTATATGCTAAGAGAttaattgttggctaaattggatccgTAACACATtaggtaaaatttgctgaacctttaagacattgtgcttcattggtattatatctttattggttgcctataatttaaaaataatatgttattaatattttagatgattCGAGTGTGATTTTTTCGAGAgtttggctatattttttatttttgatatgtcaaCTAACGTTTGAAGTAAAGTATTTTTGTGATTGGAGATGTTCTAAATTTATCTCTACCTCCGTCCAAGATATTTCAcactaaaaataatttgaagtaacaaaaattttaattgtataaTCGGATTTACTTAATAAAATTACGGTTTTGAAATGGGACGTGTTGAGTGTGTATTTTGCCCCTCAACATGTATATGTTCAATATGCTTGTCTACATACATTTTACGGTGTACAAACAACGGTACTAATTACTTTGGGTTTTTGCTAATAAATTGTATGGAAAAGGTGCCAAGGTTGTTTCTGGCAACCCAAAGATAATAATAAGATGAAAccgtttaaaaatatttagcgCAGAGTCACCAAATCACCATGCACACCGAAATAAGCTTATccaatcaatcaatcatcaatcaatatacttatataaagaagaCTCGATAcacgtgtaggtggcgcctctcacatcgctccattctatttttttaatttttagaaatttttggatgaaaaatatcaaaaattagaactactttttttagtttcgggtatattagaagcaaatttcataatctgattttgtttcagattatttatggaatatagtagcttgaaagttttaatctaattttgtttcaaattatttaattatgggaaagagtagcacacaagtctctctgcacctataaatacccttatagatcgtaaaattttggattatttaaacacaacctcctctctctccatatcacaactct is a window from the Daucus carota subsp. sativus chromosome 8, DH1 v3.0, whole genome shotgun sequence genome containing:
- the LOC108198175 gene encoding uncharacterized protein LOC108198175; this encodes MANRWLPNIESKTKPNEVENDDLELQEEDMWLGFMEKSEDPKEPVKKLPKPVSFSWPPSKSLSAWGSEASATPKMNLEGLKSWEKKSKKCGVEKPIAGVKIPEKTKKCVADDVGGDEMIPPHEILAMRTASRRMTAVVAYSMVEGIGRTLKGRDQCNFRNAVFLRTGYLD